A region of the Echeneis naucrates chromosome 15, fEcheNa1.1, whole genome shotgun sequence genome:
AGCTAGAAGAGAGTTTATGGGGTGCTGTGGTGGATGTATCTTTAATGCAGCCTACTCTATTTAATTGGAAGGATGGCATTAAAGAAAGAGCGAAAGGGTTGAAGATGAAGTCAATAAATAAAGTCAGGTGACCGGGGTGGGGGCTAGAAAGGCAATTAGTCAAGAGAAGGAAACCTTTACACTTATCTTCATCGAAAACATACAAGGCTAGAAACATTCTCTTGCTCTGCagtccccctccctctttttcttgctCCACCATGTCACAAGTGATAAGAATGCGCTGCATCGCAAGAACTGACAAGCGGTCACTAGCTGGCGGCAGGTGGGAGGTTCGGTCCAGCATATGCTTCTGCTAAACCCGCCAAATCCACACCTCATCAAAATGCAAAAGGAAATGTTTCACCCCCTCCTCTTCGTTTTcctccccacccctcccccctttgCTCTCCTCCAATTCCAAGGCTCTGGCCCTCTGCCCGCTAGTGACACCTGTGGACAAAAAGTGACATGGCCCTTAATATTTCATGGACCATGCACAGTGGGGCGTGTAATCCAAAGTGAATTTCCTCAGAGCGCTTGCATTTACATGAAATCAAGTCACTCTGCATCAGTCACATCACCTGCACTGCCTCccccaacacacatacacacacatatatatacacacctCCAGCAGCCAATGAGTATAAAGAGCagggaacagagagaggaaagaaaaaaaaaagaaaaaaagaaaaaaaaaagaaaagaagatgcaTCATTCATGAAGGTTAAAGCTAACACCATTGGAAACAAGTGTGTATGTAAGCAAAAGAGGAgtttctccactttctttccTAACTAATTTCCATACTATGATAACTAAATGTAAGCTGTCTGATGTTGTTTATATGGCTTTGAGATTGAGCAGTTAGAGATTTTAAGTCTGTTTccatgtgtgtgcgcacgtgtgtttgtgcatgtttaaGCTCCTCATGTCTAGTCCTCTTTTTCATGCTGCCAAGACACAGGCACTGAGGCATCTCACTATTCAAACTGAGCATCTGCCTCGACCACACAGAGAAGTCAATCTGCAGTGCCGCCGCAGTAGTTTCTCCTCCCTGCCTGCTCAAATGTTGTCAATTAGCTGACAGGGGAAAAATACATCATTTATTAATCACTctaaaaaaaccccaaagagAGAGCCAGAGCGCAGCATAAATAAAGCACTTAAAAgccaagctgctgctgaacacTGACAGGGTATATTCGCTAATGACTTCTGATTTCTGACAAGTCTCCAAATGCTGAGTAAAATTCACTGAGATGATTTGCAAAGCCAAGGTCATCCCTGACAAagtaaagaggaaagaaaaataaccaacTTTATCTGAGACAAATGCTGGGACAGATGTATTGTACCAAAATGCACATTTGAGACACTGAACTGGCAAAACTTCAAGAAATCAGTATCAGTTTCCTGCTGAATTAAAGTAACGAGCTCTGTCACGTAGGGGCTATCTCATATCAAAGAGAATGCGGAGTCCAAAcattaaacatattaaaatgtatttcatgtaaTCTGGCTCTAACCCAATTACAGAGAAATGCCACACATTAGTGTCCTGAGATTGGATCAGATACAGTTTGTCATataaaatttccattttctatGCATGTGCAGGACAAAGTTCAGTGTACTGAACTCCCCAGTCGCCCTAAAAAGGAATCTAAGGTGCCCTCTTCTATGGGGGTAAATATCACCAGATCAATCATCCGTACATGCTGTGCACCACTTTCTTCTTTCATTAGCTTCAGCACAGTTGATACAGTGTTAGCAGCTTTAGGGGTGTATGCTATCAGTTTGTCTGTTGGAAATGCTTCAGTACCAGCTTTATCAATGGAAATTTTACCATTTAAAAGTGACAAAGGTATCTCGAATAACAAGATAATCTGTGGCATCCATTAAAGGATATTGCCAGTATATTGAGActtaattttaaaagaaaaagggccCAACTGATTTGCTGTAGACATACAAACTGGCAAGTGGAGATCAGGAAGAGCagtataaaatatgaaattcatGTCTGAGCGCACTTTCTGAAAGCcagaattctttttttctgcagctcatcTGTAAAGTGTGGCTGAATCCGGGACCTCTTCCAAACTTTGTGATCTATTCCTAGAGCTCTCCAGAGAGTATtgcatgtgtatctgtgtgtaggTGAGCATGTACGTGTTTATTTCATCTCTTCTGCTCAAACTGTCTCACGAAGGGATCAGACCTCTTTGCCCTTGACTGCCCCAGCGACGTGAAATCTGTCCCAGCTGAACCACTCTGGGAGGCATTAATATTTGAGGGAAAAACTCCTTTAAAAGCTCTTTCTGGTACAGAGGAAGTCATAATCCTCTCTGCATTACAAAAATAACACGCATACACGCTCATAAACAGCTAATACCATGctcactgaataaataaataacctctCCATACCAGTTTTGATGAACAAACAGTTTGTGTAtatcttcctttctcttttggGGGGTTTGTTGCTTGTATTAGGCTCTTGTATATAAATGGGACATCAGATGAAGTTTGAGTGGCTTAGAGGATCCAACTagatgtttttcacagcagctaACCAAGTTCAACTCCAAGCTCTGCACACATCTCTCGCCAGGGAAGTGATTGTATCATTTTAGCATCTGAAGTGTATAGCACAGGATTAAATGATATGCAAAGCAATTAGTCCATATTAAATAGTAaaagcattgtgtgtgtgtgtgtgtgtgtgtgtgtgtgtctacatgtgtgTACCAGCTGAGTTGTTGTTCTTCAGATGGTGAGTGAGGAGGGGCCAGAAGTAGTGTGGCCTTAAGGGTAAGCCCTGTTCCTCCATTATCTTCATCAGCTCTAATGACATAcctgtaagaaaataaaattaataattgtTCCAGTTTTCCATGTCTGCAATGATCTCATTTCTCAGTCTCTTTGTATAAAGCTATCAACCAAAAAAGTGCATGTAATAAAATGTGTACCTTAACATCTGTCAATGGACTATTTACTTAAAATTGAAATCAGTATATCAAATATACATCATTGAGGTTGTGTGCAGCAATAGTGAATAAATGCAAGTGAATGAAAGCATGTGCTGTACCAGTCTTCTTGGTCTCCAGAGCACAGTACAGAGAGAAGACAAGTGGCTCAGAATGTAGTTTTGATTCCTGGAGCTCTTTACAATAGTGACCAATCTTCTCCACTGCCTGTagtttacaaacacacaaaaatctaaattattttttaatcatcaatGCAAATACTCAACAAAACAATGCAACCAAGTCTTAACATTAATATAAAGCTAAATGATAATCTGTACTTATgtactactgtgtgtgtgtgtgtgtgtgtgtgtgtgtgtgtgtgtgtgtgtgtgtgtgtgtgtgtgtgtgtgtgtgagtgtgtgtgtagaattTAGCTATTCAGGAATCATTTGTGTCTATGTTTGTGTAATTAGATAAGCTTAGGAGAAAAGTTAGTGagaattttatttcatgtacCATATCCATATTGACACAGTGTCGGAGGAAGAAGTTGCCCAGGTTGGGGGAGTCTGTGGTCACACCATCAGGCTGAAGTGTGGGGAAATTTCTCAGGATTTGAAAAGCTATGTCTTCCTGGCCCTGGGTGATTAGGCTGAGACACAAGTTCATAGCATCTGCAAGAACAGAGAACAAATGCAGATTCTATCTCAGCTTTATAACACTGTTAATATGACTGGGCGTTAGACATCTGAAAACAAGTGTTACCTGACCATTAGTAAGTATACTGCAGTTTACAGTAGGATTGGAAATGCTTCCTTCACATGTTTATGCAGTCATTAATGAACAAAACCAATATGGCCATGAGTGATATTATTTAAGCTGCTTGTAAGCACAGTGCTTTACAAAAAACAGAGGTTTGCTTGTGCATGCTTACCTGGCACATAGCCTCTATCTTGCTTCAAGCGCTCAATCATCTCTGGGACGTACTGCTGATGTCTGGCCTTGGCCAGAGTGAAGATGATTTGCATGATATCTCTGTCCATTAGACTGCAGTCAGCACTCTCTGCTTCCTCCAAAGTCTAATAGAGAGAGGAAAGTGGGTTGGAGGAAATAGAAaatggaggaaggaaagaggaaggatAATCAGGAAattagaaaatggaaatgaagaggggggtgaggaggagtaaaagagagaagagaaacagagataggtcacttaaatgaaaacattcttgGGTACACTCATGTAGGAAAATGTGCATCAGCAACctaaataacacacacacctttttcaGATTCTCCATGTCTCCTTTTTCAGCATAGGCAGTAAGCAGTGAGACATATGTGTCAGGACCCGGCTCAATACCTGCTGCCTGCATCACAGACAGGATGTTCTTCGAACTCTCCATGTCACTATGTGGCGATAAAGACAGCTTGTTTAAGATCTAGTTACTTCAGCACAGCATCTATGATGTGTCATTAAATACAGtatttttaaagaacaaaaaaacaccagcaCTCACCCTGCACGAGCATGGCCTGTCACTAGGGCGTTAAAAACAGCCTCCGTGATGGGCATATCTTTGCTCTTCATGAAACCCAATATGGTGCTACAGAAACATATTAGTTAAAATAATGAGCAagttaaaatgcaaaaactgatcatatatatatatatatatatatatatatatataatgtttcTGTATAAAAAGActactttaaaatgtattatttacaaTAGACAAATTGAGTATACTTATTAACTCAAAGACAGCTTTTGAGAACAATGTTGTATTGAAACCAGAATCATGTAGCAAATCTCAGTGCTTCCCATCAGAACATTGACTCTGCTATTGGCTGCTCACCTGGCTCCTTCAATATCCCCATTTTGACAGTATGCTGCAATGAGTCTCTGATAAGTGacctggaaaaaacaaacaacaaaaaagttaaataGTGCTTGATGTACTTGGACTGAAAATGcatttactgaaataaaattcatcCACTACACTGGCAACAATGAATGATAATGTGGTTGTCTATGTCAACCAACATTAAAGGGATATCCTTATCTGACCCTATTGCTGGTTGACAAATTGAACTTACTCTGTTGGGCTGGACATTAGCTGCTTCCATCTTGGCCAGGAAGTCAGTTGGGGAGAATCTGAACTCATTCTGAAGGTAAACTTTGAGCAAGGCGTTATAGTGACTAACATCAAACTGGACACCTGGGGAGGATAATGGAAAAttctataacatttaacatctACAACAAAGTGAGCGAATCATCTGCAACTACTTTAGGATTTAAATGTGGTACAGAGCTGCTACTTAttctcataaaataaaatatgtaactTAAGATCAGATACATGATCACAAATTCTCAACAATCAATTTTAACATTACCTTTACCTTGCACAGTCCTAGTCTACTGGGAAACTTTAGACTAATAGTTGAATATTTGGTGAAATACTTGTGTGGTAGAAACTCGTGAACAGCCAGatgcttttttaaataaaatgatgatgggGTTCCTATTGTTGCAACCACTTACCCAGCTCTTGCAGCTTCTCCCACATTCGGTGTGCGAGCTCAGTGCGTTTTTCCAGTGGCACCTCAGGCAGCAGGGACCCACAGCTGCGCAGCAGTAGCAAGGCTTGGTTACCACTGGGATAACCTAAAAGTTAACAGCAAGAAAAGTGAGGATGGACGTGGAGAGAAAAGGACAGgggaaaaataacaacaacaacaacaacatcaaaagaAGTCAGTCATTTGAATTAGATGGTCTGCCAATTCAACATTCAATGTACTGTCATTTGACTTTTGTCATTGTTTCCTTTGTACTCCTGATTGTTGTTCTATCTGCTTACCTGCTCTGCAGATGTCATGGAAGATCCGAAGAAGCAGGGTCTTGGTGATGCGACCAGTTCTCCTCACAGAGTTGTCTAGCTTGGCCAAAGCCCAGTCAAACTGCTTAGCTTGCTTAGACTGCACTGCAACACTGGCCTcatccttcctctctgtcaccAGGGCGTAGCCACGTATGCATCCCATTGCATGTGGCCACATGCAACTTTGGAGGATGAGATAGTGACGTTAAAGGAggggaagacagagacagaaagcgTAGAGAAGGtcacaaagagaaggagaggtggGGGGCACAGATGAGCCACTTTACCTTCATTAAAGTAAGACTAATGTTTGTGTTACAACTGTGTAAGAGACCTGATGGTTCAATTTCTTGGTCATCATAGTAGATGTAGTTTATGATACTCCTAAACTACATTGCATGATAGAGATATGCTTCCACTATTTCACTGGAGTCCTTATAATAAATATACACCTCTCTAAAGGACTtacaacacaaactgagcatTATAACCATCATGAAGGGATGATTGGATTTGTTGCAACAGTAATAGACAATCTCAGTTTCATATACCTAAAAAGCTGTTATCTGAATGTAAACACTTTAAATAGAGCTCTGGCGGCTTTACTATTTCAAATACCGCTTTACGTTAGGCAAGAGTCATGACCTTGAGAGAACTGCCATCATACATGCTACCTGCCAACTTTAACATCACCCAAGGCCTGAAACCCAAGGCACCActtcatgaaaaaatatttctcattgACTGGGACAATCACTGTAGATGCAGCATGCCAGCCTTGTGGCTAATACCTATTTGACAAGTTGGCACGCAATTACAGTAAGTACGAAACAGGAAGATCTTCATAAGAAAGCTGTAACATCCCAGTGAGCTCCTCTGCTGGGGGAAATTATAAATGAGAGTTAGCTAGTTACACAACTACAGACCATCACCTTGTGTAACAGTGGCCATGCTTATTTCAACCCACGGCTAGGTAATGTTGCACCATAAGAATCCTAGAGCCACACAATATctcatttttaaacacactgcCAGCTATAAACAGGTGACTGTATGTGTGACTCCATGTGTCATTGACATCCCAATGACTCAATGACATCTCTGCTTCACGCGTGAGTCTCAGCTACACCGGCTAACAGGCTTCCTTGTACCTGCTGGCCACATTTTCCGCAGAAGGGCTGATAAATCGCGAACAACCTCCGGTCCTTGTGCCGCCCAGGCCTCCGCTGAACAGCCGGGCCAGCGGCGGCCCGTTTCGACTGGTCCCTGCGATCTGAAGCAAGCCCGAAGGCGAGAGTTTTAGTAGCCGGGCTGATCTCAAGAGTGCTGCCATGTTTGATGTCGCAGCGTGGAAGGGCATCCGCAACACGTGACCGGCCAAAGAAATGAATTATCGCGAGATCCCCGGGTGAGCGCGTGTCTGTTTTCCACAGAAAGCTAAGAAATACCAGACGAAAATCCTACTTCAGTACATTTCCATAACTATATGTAAAAtgcatgtttattgttttttttttttttaaacaaagtaaaGATACTTGTGTCATTTGACCAAGATATATTTATGATTAATTAGATGTACCAAAGTTCATGCAGCAGGTCAAGTCGGTTAGGTCCAGGGCAAAGCCCCAGGTATCATTTAGATATACAcaattgaattattttcttgaagttttttttttttttcatttttcaattttgcTCAAATTACAATTAATTTGaagtattcattttatttcatggtGGTTCCGCAGTCTTAAAGAATCACTTttgcaaaaacagtttttacaaaaaaagtgtatttatttacagttcCTGTTGATCccacagccttttttttttcatccaattaATTTGAATGTTGATAGTTAATTTCAGACAGAAAACGTTTGTACTTTTAGTATATCACATTATATaataaagttgttgtttttttttataactccTCCTGGCAACGAAAATTACTGTCTGATCTTTCAGACATGTTCTACCAAAGTCAAATCTTATTTGAAGCAGAAGTGCACAACCTGGTTCATGACAAATATATTCATCCATTTATCTTATTAACATTTACACTTAATTATACACTTtaggtttgtgtttgctgaacATTTAAGACATCATTCACAATATccttaaataaaatatatttctgccCATATACTTTTATTGGAATTGTAACAAACAACATACTTAAGAAAGTCCTCATGAGCTTAGTTCTTCTATCAACTTACTACTTCCTCTCCCCTTCACTTTCTTCAAGTTCTCCTCGACTACAGTCTTTGCTTTTTCCATACTGTTTCTAACCCTCTCTCTTTTGCCATGTTCATTCCATAACTCCACAGCTAGTCCGTGAATCTGCCCTTCATTGTCTAACACCCAGGCTTGAAAGAATTCACACTTCTTGTTTGCATGGAagtatttctgccttttttcccGTTCCTCTCCCTCTTTAGGAAGGGCTTTTCTGGCCTGGGAGAGAGCTGAGCGAAGCTGACTCAAGGCGGCCAGGCAGTAACCTGTAGcatcatttctgtctctgccgGTCATGATGTGAGCAACCGCTTCTAAGGCCCTGGCTGGGGCCAGAGGATCCTCCTTGTCATAGTAGCCTCCACCCAAAATTAGAGTTTCTCCACAATCTAAAGCCTCATGGATTGAGCTGAACACTTTACTTGAGTTCAGTGCCTCCGACAGAGCAAGGATCATGTCACAAAATTCAAATATCAGGGAATCAATGTCACCATTAAACAGGCACAGAGTGAAAGCATAGGCAAAAAGGGCATTGACCAAACCAAAACATATGAGGGGAGATGGATTTGCACATAAAGAACTCAACGTTGGAATTTTTGGAGAAATTGCAGGCACACTGGCAAATGTTGAACTTTCCTTGCTcgtttcctttgtttttttaatcctcctcaacttttttgccattttgtcCTGTTTGTGAGTAACTTCTTGTGATACCTTGGTTTTACTATCAACATGCTGTTCATCCACACTTGTTGAATTTTCTCTCTCCAGTTTGCTCACTTCCTCCACCAGTGTTGTCCTGCCCTTACTGTGCACCATCCACCATGGCTTCCAGAGAGGAATCAGCCCACCAAGAGCATCCTGCTCCTTCAGATGCaaaaatgtctctttctctttgctgttaAGAATTTCCCATAGTTCCTCTTCTGAAAGTTGGTCAACATCCAGTCCTGAGAGTCGATCAGCCAAGTCCAGCTCACCATCTGCACTTTCAGAACCCTCGTCGATGTCGCCAGGCAGCTGCTTCCCACCAATCTCTTCCAGTTTTCTCAAAATTGCTTCAATCTCTGTTACACTCCCTTCTTCTTCGCCCATTTGAAGTTCTGCTAGCCTTGACAGCAGCTGTACTACCTGCACTTTCTCTGTTACATCTTTTCCCCCTTCGCCTGCATCATCTGACACAATACCAGCTTCTTTCAACAAACTTTCCATCCCACCCTCAATTGTATCTGCCTTTTGTCTGAGTCCCAGAAGGATCtcctgcattttctttttcccctcactgtctgatttccccATATTCTTCAGCTGATCCAGAACAGATTCCTTATAAAACTCCTCAGTGCACACAGAGTGATCTGGGCTCTGATAACAAGCTAAGCCACAGTAGTTCAGGTTACACCGAGGACAGGTGTAACAAGAGGGTTCACGTTTACAAAGCATGCAGATCACAGTCCTCCTGGTGTTGCCCCCATTCTCCGTTGCCTCCTCTCGTGGCCTGGCTGGTGTGAGAAGCTCCTCTTTTCCAGAAGCAGTTCTTCTGGATGGGAGCAGAATCCCATCTCTGGCCACCGTGTCAGGCTCTGCATCAGTCCACTCCTCCTTCGGACTGATGTCTGTCAAAAGTCTCCTCAACGATGGAGGAAGTTTTTGTCGTCTTAATGGATTCATGAGTAGTCGAAGTCCACTGAAGAATGATGGCGTGGCAAGTAAGCTCAAGCAAGCAGCAGAGAGGTTCACAGCAGGTAActtaaaaatgaacaataacACAATTAGTTGAATATATGTAGTCATTAGCTTACATATGTTCACGATAAACAAACTTGACAAATCTGGACCATGTTAATCCAAGTTTTAGTAATTTGCTAACGTTCGCATCATACAGCGTGTACAGTGTAACCGATTAAAATATACGTGAGAGTGGCTGAAAGAGATTAGCCTGCGATATTTGCGGTCAATATACCAACCTGTCGTGAGTGATATTATTATAGCGTTAAAAACTGAACTCGCTTTATCAGCAATAGCGGCAACAACGTTTCACAAACAGAACCGCCACGTCGCTTTTTGATTACGTAGTTgactacttcttcttcttcgcgGCAGTTGGTGTGTATATAGTTTCATTGCTGCCACCATCAGTTTTTATTCTCCATCAGCGTCCACTCACTTTAAATATATCCAGTACAGTCGGCCTTCAAACCAAATGGCTGTTTCTTCCAATTAACAGTCTTCACACTCTATTTTGGCCGATATAATACGCTCAATTGTCTCAGCCTCACTTTAATGTATTGGTACTAATGtattttcacttccttttttgaCTGCTGTACTTTTCCTGCATATCAGGATACCTAAATGTACTAAAACTGTATGAGTGTGATAGTCCTCTCTTGTTTTTGAGTTATTAGACAAGTCTTGTCTGTCTCTTGTGTctgagaaaaagacaagatTAAGCTGATCCTGATGATTTCTGGTTTTAGTATGCTTTTCTTAATTCTTGCAAAGGCCAACATAAATTGATATTTTGTTGTAGCTGTTCagtttgattcattttaatgcCATCAGTGTGCCACCGCATTGAGTTGCATATACTTCTAAACATATCTGGTGATCAGGCAGGCCGTTGAAGTAGTTTCTGAACTGGAATGTTTATAAATCCAGTTTTGAAAAACTTGTTTTGCAACACAGTGCAGAAGTTGCCATTAGTAAATGTGAAATTGAGGTACATAGTCAGTCGCAATACTAAGGTAAGATGTAGCATTAAGACTACATTTAAAGGGGCCGAAATATGGCAAGAAACTATTTAGATTACATTAAATGATGACACCGCATTGCAGCTATATGATTGGGTCACTGGATATATTAATATTCAGGAAGTTTATTGTAATTGTGGTAGTACTACTACTACGAGTACTTGTAATGTGTACATGTGGAGTTTGTTTTGTGATTCATTTCTGttaatttagaaaatgtaaCAAGGGATCGCTATACCAATTCCACTTGAACGACTCAGCAGACATCTATACATGACACTGAGCAGCTGTCCGTCCATCTAACTTTCTGTCAGTCTACATGTTTACTATACATGTCATCTTTTTGTGTGCCTTTTTGATGGTACGGTTAGTCTACAGCTCCCATGAGGCCGTTTGCTCTGAGGTGATTGTC
Encoded here:
- the znhit2 gene encoding zinc finger HIT domain-containing protein 2, giving the protein MNPLRRQKLPPSLRRLLTDISPKEEWTDAEPDTVARDGILLPSRRTASGKEELLTPARPREEATENGGNTRRTVICMLCKREPSCYTCPRCNLNYCGLACYQSPDHSVCTEEFYKESVLDQLKNMGKSDSEGKKKMQEILLGLRQKADTIEGGMESLLKEAGIVSDDAGEGGKDVTEKVQVVQLLSRLAELQMGEEEGSVTEIEAILRKLEEIGGKQLPGDIDEGSESADGELDLADRLSGLDVDQLSEEELWEILNSKEKETFLHLKEQDALGGLIPLWKPWWMVHSKGRTTLVEEVSKLERENSTSVDEQHVDSKTKVSQEVTHKQDKMAKKLRRIKKTKETSKESSTFASVPAISPKIPTLSSLCANPSPLICFGLVNALFAYAFTLCLFNGDIDSLIFEFCDMILALSEALNSSKVFSSIHEALDCGETLILGGGYYDKEDPLAPARALEAVAHIMTGRDRNDATGYCLAALSQLRSALSQARKALPKEGEEREKRQKYFHANKKCEFFQAWVLDNEGQIHGLAVELWNEHGKRERVRNSMEKAKTVVEENLKKVKGRGSSKLIEELSS